TATGGAATCTATTTTCGGTAAACAATCTATTAATTTTCTATATCCTTCTATTGCTAATGAATCTGAGAACAAGTTTGAATAATTAGAGTATAATGCTTCTATAGCGTGATCTAATGCTCTAATGCCTGAAGAAAGGAGTAACCATTTAGGAGTTTCTAATGTTGTATAAGGATCCAGAATTACTACATCTGCTTCTTTTCCCTCTTTACTTGTTTTTGTCCCTTCTACAGTAAATCCTGCATTCTTAGTATGTTCCGAACCAGAAAGAGTAGTAGGTATTGCGATAAAATATTTTGGATTAGCTAATTTTATTCCATCAATTATACTCCCTCCTCCCAATCCAATAACTATTTCGTATCTTTGAATAAAATTGGATAATTTCTTAACGTCATCTTCTGGTGTATGTTGTTTTGGACCTTCTATTACATCTGCCTCAACCAGATTCAGTATCTTATCGAGAATCTTACTTTTTAAAAGACTTCTACTGGTTACTACTAATGCCTTCTTATGAAGATTAGCTAACCATTCTATTGAGTTCTCTCCATAAATTACTTTACTTTTAGGATAATCTATTTCCATAAAATATTACTAGTTTTCTACTAACATAAACTTATTTAGTGAACTACTCCGCCATTACGACGAAGCATCCCCACCTCACGATGAGGATTTCCTGCTTCTCAGGGGAAACTTACTATACACCACCTCATGAAAGGTGACGTACAGCAGAGGTTCCCCCTCCACAGGCAGAAAGGCAGTCCCAACCCCATCCCTCAAAATATTTAGAGAAGCATTATAATCACGATCAACCGTAAAACCACAATTAGGACAACAAAATACCCTATCAGACAAACTCAGTTTCACTTTGTACCCGCATCGAGAACACGTTTGTGACGTATACGCTGGATCTACCTCCACCACCTTCCTACCAGCTCTTACAGCCTTGTAGAAAAGTTGGTAGAGAAAAGACGAAAACTTAGAATAAAGAATATGCTTCCTCAACCTACCAAAAGAATCTAACACCATCCTTTGCGTATTTAACTCCTCAACAACTATCACATCATAATTTCTCACTAACCACGTTGTTACCTTGTGAATATAATCAGCAAGAGTATTCTCAAGCCTTTCATAAGCCTTAGCTAACTTCAGCCTAGCCTTTTCGCGATTCCTTGAACCCCTCTTCCTTCTCGATAACCTCCTCTGCAACAATTTAATCCTTTCCTCCCTCTTATCTAACAGTTTAGAATTCTCAATCACAACACCATCACTCGTTGTAACAAATTTCTCTACGCCCAAATCAACACCAACTACTTTGCCAGTCTTCTCGAGCGGTTGTTTTTCTTGCTCAACTTGAAATATTGCATACCACTTATCTGTTTTACTTCTCTTTATGATGACTCCTTTTATTTCTCCGCGTATTGGCCTATGCAAGAGTACTTTGATTTCTCCTATTTTTGACAGATAGAGTTTGTCCCCTTGTAGTTTGAATCCTGATTGATTGTACCAGATTATTTTGAATATCTTTTTATGTCTTAGTTTTCCTACTTTCTTTCCATTCTTCTTCAATTTTGATAAAGAGTTAATGTTGTACCAGAGTATGTTGTTTATCATTTGTAAAGCTTTTGAGTATACCTCATGTTTTTCTTTCATGTTCTTGAGTAATTTTTGTGTGTCTAGTTGTGTAACTTTTATTCCTTGTTTTTTCTTTTCTGTTATGTAATCCAATAACGAGTTGTATACTTTTGCTTCTGTTTCCATCGTCTTGGCGAGTTTTTGTTCTACCTCGGGTGTTGGATATATTCTATACTTATAAGATAAGGTTATAGTATTCTTATTCTTTTTCTTGGTTTTGAACATATTGTTTTAGCACCTAGAGTGTTACTTGTCCAGCTAGGAAGTATGAAGAACATAAGTGTCCTTTCCAGAGTTTTACTTCTGGGAAGTTTTTCTGTATTTCTCTTGATGTTATTGTTTTTATTGTGTTTATGTATCTTGGTATGTTTAGTGTTGGTTTTGCTTTGAATACCCTATGGAAGTGGTCTTTATGTATACTGATTTCAGTAACGTCAACTTCAAATGATTCAGTAATTTCGTATGTTAGTTTCTTTAGGAAGTCTATTGTTTTATCGTTGTCAAATGTTTTTTCCATGTTTTACTACTTATATTTATAGTAGAGTGAGTAGACTGAATGTGAATCTCCTAGAGTTTGTAACGCATATTTCATAAAATTTTTAATAACTATAAATAAAAACTTTCTATAAGGGGGCTATTCATCCCCAACTTCTGATGGGGACTTCCGCCCCATTAACACCCAGTAATGTTAAAATCACGATTTAATTCTATTTATTAGTATATCCTTAACTCTTTATTAAGATCATAGAGCTAGGAATCATAATAGTAACGTATTTTGTAATATAAGCTTAAAATAAAATATAATCGTATAAAAATTCTACTGATTAAGTAAGTTTTAAAGTTTTATTAAATAAGAATCACGTATGAGTATAAGTAATGATATAGAAGGGTTAAATAAATTAAAAGATGCGTCAATATGGCTTACAGTTATTACGTTAATATCTACTATAGGGATTTTATATAATTCTGCGGCTATTTTAAGTATTGTCTCGTTAATCTTACTTTTTATAAAAGGAATTCCATCATTGAGAGATACTTTTAATTCTTTTAGTGCTTCAGGTAAAGAAGTTAGTAGAGGAATTGGTGGATTAAAATATCTTCCTATAGGTTATATACTTCTGTTCATAGCTGGGATATTTTTGATTTTAGATACAATTTCTGTTTTGAGTATAAATTTGGTTGGAAGTATATTATTTAGTATTATAGGAATTCTCTTACTTATAGTTGGAATTATTGTGATATTTATTTCATATTTATTCATAGGTTTAACTTTATATGATATAGGGAATTTCTTTAGTAACGATCTAATAAAAATAGGAGGAATTTTATCTATAATTCCGGTAATAGATTTTGTCGGATGGATTCTAATATACTTAGGAGCAGATGATGCAATTAGAAATATTAATAGAAATCAGACTTATGTAGCCTCTTATCAACCTATATATCAAACTGGAAATGGAATACTTAGGTTTGATGGAAGCGCGTTTTTCTCTATTTATTCTTTAGTTCAAGGAGTTCAAATAAACAGTGCAATACTACAAGAAATAGGACTGAATTCTCTAGATATTCAACCTAAAATTCTAATTCATGGAACAAATAATATCTTTATAAAGTTTCCAGAAATAAGTAACATAATCCCTCCTAGACTATATACAATAGTCCTTAACTTGTCTAACGGTCAAATAGTTGTAGTTAAGGTTAACTTGATACAAGGATAATATTATCAGATATATTAAAATATAATTTGGTTTTTATTATAGAGATTAGTAAAAGGGGAAAAATTTTATCCACAGTTAGTATATTCTTGAAAAGAAGATAATTTTGTTTATAAATCCAATAACTGTATCGTTTTAGATATAAGTCTAGTAATTACTAAATTTATTGTAATCATTATGTTATAAAAATCATTGAAGTCCTCTACTTATATACTATATTCAGAATTGCATGATTGAAAGCACTAAGATTCATTATAAAATTTCACTATTGATAAAATTAAAGGATTTTTTAAAACTTCTGCAAAAGCTTTATATAAAGTCGGAATACCTATAAGTTTTTAATTTAATAGTAACTGAATAAATTGTGAGAAGTAAGTATACTACATTTGTAGTAATTCTATTTTTATTAACATTTTCTATTAGGCTAACTAATAATGCTATCTCAATTACTATACCCTTGATAAGCAAGTACGAATTAAATTTTCCGATTATCTTTTTAGGTATATTACTTTCAGCATTCTCTTTCACATCATTTCTTTCCAGTATCTTAAACTCTAAGCTTGAAGATAGAACAAGAACTAAAGTATTTAGAATTGCGTCTATAATCTATTTAATTAGTTTTATCTCATTTTATATTACTAATAGAGTATTAATCTGGATATTAGATTGTATAGCAGGATTTTCTATAGGTATTATATGGCCCAATTTAATTACTTACGCTGGATCAGTTGATGAAGAGATAAGAGAAAAAGTTATTGGGCTATATTCTGCCTTCCTTAGTCTATCATTAATAGTTGGCCCTGCAATAGAATCTTTCATTTTGCTAAAATATTCATTAAACGATATTTTTCTGTTTCTTTCTATTATTGCTGTAATCATTCCAATAGTATCGTTTAAGATTGAATTTAATGATCTTAATTTGACGCAGAATAAAAATAATGAGAGAATCATACGATCTCCTGCATTTATTATGACATTATTAAATAACATAATGTATGATATACCTTTTGGAATGATTAGCACGTTTGGAGGAATTTATGCTATTTCTCATTTTAATGCTAGTTATTCTTTAGCTGAGTTGATATATGCAATCTTCTTCATAATTTCATTTTTTACTAGATTGTTCTTTTCGTTCATAATAAGTAAAAATACAAATATAATAAAAATAATATCTTTTAATGCTATATTAACAGTTATTGGTCTCAGTTTAATTCTTTTATCTAATAGTATTATTTACTATATTCTTGCTTTAATAATACTGGGAATTCCACATGGTTTAACTTATTATTCTTCTTTAATTTTATTATCGAGAAATTTTAGCGAAAGAAATAGAGCAAATAGTTACTTTTCCGGGACATTATTAGGATTAGGAAGTGTTGGTCCATTCTTTTTATCTTCAATAGTTGAGGGATTAGGTATAAGAAATACTTTTCTCCTAATAACTTTTGGAGTTATCAGTATATTTACAGTTCTACTTTACCTTTATAGCAAAAAATAAATATATATATAGTAATTTATTGAATATCTTTTCCTAAAGTTTACAAAAACTATCTTTGAATAATATAATTATTTTTCATTACTTACAGTTGTATTTTGCATATCTCTTTCGTAAATTATGGTCTTACCTCTTAATGCTGAAGCTATAGCGGCTGAAAAAGCCATTGCAGATCCAGCATAAAATGCTATTTTTAAAGACTTCATAAAGGCTGGCGCTATAACTTTAGGGAACCAAAAGTTACCGGTTATAATTGATATAGCATGAGGTGAAATACTACTTACTACTGAAGAAGGTAATTGAGATAGTATAGCTGAAACAGGATTATAGCCTAAGAACGAAGCAAATATTGCTGCTGTTGGTGGTATTTTAGCCATAAAAGGAGCCAATTGTGGTGCTCCTGCCGCGTTTAGAGCTGAGGTTAATGTAGATGGTAAGAGCAAATAGAGTACTTCTATAACTATAGTAAAGAATATACCTATGCTTAAGGTGCTTCCAGTGTTAGTTAACATAGCTCTAATTCCTGAGGCTGAACCTCTATGTTGTGGTGGAGATGAGTTAATTAGAGCTGCCATATTTGGAGATACAAATAATCCATTTCCTATTCCCATGATAAATATTATAGATGCAAATATCGGATAGCTGAAATCATAAGGAAGGGTAGTAAGACCTAAAAATCCTGCTCCTAAAATTACTAACCCAGTTGTTGCTAATATTTTAGCACCGTATTTATCAGACAATCTTCCGGCTATTGACCCCATTATACCAAATCCTGCTAACAGTGGAAGTAAATATATTCCTGCCCAGAATGGTGTTACTGAATAACTATAACCATGAAGCGGTAACCATATAGCTTGTAATAATAATACTAACATTAATTGCAATCCTCCAAATGCTAACTGTGCTAAAAGTATGGCTATTGCTGAGGCTGAAAATGATCTTAGTTTAAATAATTCTAACCTAAACATTGGATCTGAAACTCTTCTCTCTAAGAACAGGAAACCACCTAAGAGGACAAGGCCAGATATTATGCTAGCTATTACATAAGGATTACCCCAACCCGTCACTTCTGAACCATAAGGTAATATGCCATATGTTATGCCAACTAAAATTAAGATTAGGGCTACAGCATACAACAAATTACCTGGTATATCTAACTTTTGATGCCTATTTGGTGGACTTAATTGCTTTAAGGATCTCAGTGACCATATTGTACCCAATATTCCTATAGGTACGCTAACTAAAAATACGTCCCTCCAGTAAATAGTTGCTAAAATTCCTCCCACAATTATTCCTGCTACTCCTCCAAAAATCCCTATAACTCCATTTAATCCTAATGCAAATCCCCTTTGATTAGGAGGAAAAGCCTCAGATAATATTGCTGCACTATTTGCCATTAAGAGTGAACCACCTATTGCTTGTACTACTCTATACGCTATTAATTGTAAGGCTGCTATACTTCCAGTACCTGGAGTTATATATAAAAGAATTGATCCAATGGTAAAAATTGCGAATCCTATGTTATACATTCTAACTCTACCATATATATCAGATAATCTACCGACATTTACTACAAGAATAGCTGATACTATACTATATCCAAAGAGAATCCATAATAAATATTGAAATGAATCAAATGGGTTAATATCTATACCTCTAAATATTGCTGGCAATGAAATTAATACTATATTAGCATTCATAAATGCCATAAATGCTCCAAGACTAGTATTAGATAATGCAATCCATTTATATTGAACCATAAAGTTAGATACTTAACTTTTAATTATTAAAGTTTACGCACGTAAAAGGAAAAATAGTCAAATATTACTTATATACAATATAATTGGAATAAACTTAAAAGTATTCTAGAAATTTACATAAATGTATTCGGTCTGCCAAATTTTTGAGATTCTTTCAAATAGATATCTCTTGGATCTGTTAGATCTAATGCTATTCTATATGCTATACTATTTTCTTTGAACTTATCTTGTACAATCTCTAAATCAATTCTTCTTACTTCTCTTTCATCAGCTATTCCAACTAAATGTAGGTATTCGTGAAGTATTACTACAAATAAGTATTCGTATTCGTAACCCATATTCTTAGCTCTCATATACTGTTGATAGTTTACATAAATGGTGTTATCATTAGCTTTAACATAAGCTAATATTGTAGGTGGTAAATAATTTACTACCATTACTTTAACTCCTTCTACTTCTTTACCAAGTTTATCTTTTACTACTCTTCTGATATCATTAAGTACTATATCTATTATAATGCCTTGTGATGGCATAGTTTAATCTCATTTTTTGCCTTTTTAAAACCTCCATGAAATTTAGTATAAAGAAAAAGAAAAGGTTTTAAGTTTCTTAATGATTTTAATAATCTAGGCATTAATTATCAATAAGTTGTAAATAATATGAATAATATCCTTCATCTCTTTTTTCTACTTTTAAATTAACTTTATCTCCTACTCTTAAATTATCCTTTTTCCCCTTTACCCATGCTAGTACATTGATTCCTTCTGGAAATGTAGCTACACCTACTATGTAGTCGGGATATTGTGAAAAGGATGCTGGTTTCACATAAATTATTGTATATGTTAGCAATTCGCCCTCATTTTTAATTTCTATCCAATCTAAATTGGAAATTCTGCATTTAGCACAGTCTTGTTTTGGAGGAAAATAGGTAGCACCACATTTAGGACATCTTGTAGCGAAAATTTTACCTTTTTCTAACTCCTCAGAGAAATGATGTATTTTATCATCTGGAATTTGATATTTTAGAGTTATTTGCCTTTTATCATCCCACATATTCAGGCCTCCTAGTAGATAAAATGGTTACGTAAGCATAGTGCCCAGTACCTCCAAGATTATGAGCTACAGCCATTCCATTTTTTATTTCAGCCTGCATATGCTTATTTGGAGCTCTATAAAGTAATTGTCTAGCTAACGTAACGTTCATACTTATTCCAGTAGCACCTATTGGATGCCCTTTTGCTTTCAAACCACCATCCACATTAACTGGAATTTTACCTCCTATGTAAGTTTGTTTTTCTCTAGCTAGATTTACACCTTCTCCTCTTTTGGCAAAACCTAAATCTTCATACGCAATAATTTCTGCTATAGTAAAACAATCATGTACTTCTGCCACGTCGAAATATTTCCACGCGTCTTCTTTTGATATTTTAGCTTTTTTATACGCAATCTCTGCGGCGTATCTAGTGGTTTCCATACTAGTGAAATCATTTCTTTTTGAAATGTTTGCTGGTCCCGATGCAACTCCTTGAGATAATATCCAAACTGGAGAATCTGTAATTTTCTTAGCAACGTCTTCTGAGGCTAAAATTATGGCTGCAGCACCATCAGTTATAGGAGAACAGTCTAAAAGTTTAAGAGGCCATGCTACTGGTTTAGAGTTTAAATATTCTTTCATTGTTATCTCTTTTTGTAAATGAGCATATGGATTTAGAGATCCGTAATGATGCGCCTTAATTGCAATTTCTCCTAGATCCTCTTCTTTCAATCCATATTTATTCATATAAGCTGTAGCATATAGTGCAAAATATCCTGGAAAAGTTAGTCCAAAATTCTCGAATTCCCAAAAATAATTTCCTGCTCTACCTAATAATTCTACTACTGTAGGAGTTTTAGATTGATGCATTTGTTCTACACCTATTGCCATAGCGATATCGACTTCACCAGATTTTACCGCTAAGTAAGCATCTCTTAATGCTGCGCTTCCTGTAGCGCATGCAGCTTCAACTCTCATTGTACCTTTAGGCGTAAGTTCAGAATATTCTCCCACAATTGGGGCAGGTAATTCTTCAGAGCTCCATAATCCCATATTGCCAACAGTGTAATACTCAATATCTTTTTGTTCTAGGTTAGCCTCCTCTAATGCTTGTTTTATTGCCTCCCATGCTAGTTCTTGCAAATTTACATCAGTCCTTACACCGAACTTACTATGTCCAGTTCCTATTATAGCTACATTACGTGTCATAAGTTAACTTTAGTTTTTAACTATTTATATTTTTATTTCAATATAAAAGTTCAATACGTAGAAAAGGTTAATGACTTAATTTATAAGTTTTACCTAACCAATAAGCTCTAGCTATTGAATCGCCAATAGAAGGCTGATTTTTCCTTATATCGTTGATAACTATATCTGCATTGATTTGATCTTTTATTATTTTTACTCCAAGTTCATTATATTTCTCTCTGAGTAAATAACTTCTATTTCTATCTAATCCTTTGAACGTGTTTTCTGTTACGTAAACTTCATTGTATTTAGCCCACTCAAACACATAGTCTTGATATGCATAGAGATTGGAATTTACTAAGATTTTTTCTCCTTTATATTCTTTGAATTCAGGTTGTCTTTCTTTAGGTATCGCATAAATTACGTTTTCTTTTTTATTATTATTATTCTGATCTACTTCTGAATTAAAATGAATTTTTACTCCAAGTCTATTCAGTTCTTTTTCATAATAATCAATTAATTTAAAGAATTCCGATTTTTTGTATGGATCTCTGATTTCATTGAACTGACCTCCCAATTTATTCTCTTTTTCATATAAATTTACTTGAAATCCTCTCATTGCTAATACTCTGGCAATTTCCATTCCCATTACTCCAGCACCTACTACGTTTACTTCTCCTTCACCTCTTTCTAAGCCAAATATTTCCCATCCTAATTCTGGATTCACATCACATCTTACTTCTCTTGTAGATAATAATCTGCAAAGTTGATTACATCTTATACATGGCCTTATTGGTAATCCATTCATTATTCTTAATGGCCATTCTGGTTCTGCTAAGATCTGTCTTGCTAATACGACTGCATCTACTACTTCTAATGCTTTTTCTGCATCTTCTAAAGTAAGTATAGATCCTGCTAATAACGTTGGCTTAGTTATTTTATTTCTTGCTATTTTAGCCTCTTCTAGATAGCTTAGTCTTTTGTAATAGAATGACGATGATCCACCTAAAGGACCGTCTCTTCCTGCAGAGAAATGAATGTAATCTAATTTGTCTTGTACTCTTAATAATATTTTATTTACTAATTCTGGATTTAATCCTTGCTGATCAAATTCAGTTACTGAAATTCTCATCCCAACAGGTATGCTAACTCTACTTTTCACTTCTTTGATTAGCTCGTCTAAAAAGACTACTCCATCTTTATATTTATCTTCTCTCTTATTTACTGCTGGAGATAAAAATTGAGCTATTAAATATCCATGAGCTCCATGAAGTTCTATTCCATCAAATCCTGCTTTCTCAGCTCTTTCTGACGCTGACGCGAAATCATCTATTACTCTATCTATGTCTTCTTCTGTCATTTCTCTTACTTCATCCATTAATGGAACTTTTGATGGAGCTATTGGAGTATTTCCCCAGATTAAACTCTTTCTAGTTTTTCTACCTACGTGAACTAATTGTACGAAGATCCTAGAATTATTATCATGTACTGCATCTGTTAACCTAGCAAATTTAGGTATTAGAGAATCGTCATAAAGACCTAATTCGTTAGGTGAACCTCTAGCATCTATTCTATTAACATATGTATATTCTGTAATAATAAGACCTACTGATGATCTCCTAACAAAGTACATTATATGTTCGTCTGTTGGATAGCCATCTGGTGAAGCTAGATTAGTTATCATTGGAGACATTACTATTCTATTCTTTATTTCTAGATCTCTAATGTAGAAAGGCTCAAATAGTTTCATAAATGAAGAAATACGTAAAAATAAATAAAGTTAGTTCAACATGACTATTTAAATGTTCAATTTAATATAAGATATATTCTTTAATATTTTTTAAATAGATATAAAGGAGGGAAGTTATAACTAGAATAATAGAATCAATATACTTTATTTACTTATAAATTAAATAATGTTTAATGGCATCAATAGGGTTTTCTGTTTTTCCAGGATGGAAAGAGATTTTTGAAAGACAAAAAGAAATGATAATAAAGGGAGAAAATTTAGGATACACTGAAATATTCTTTGGAATAGGAAGAGGAGTTCACACAAAGTCTACATTAGAAGCAGCTAGTAATGCAAAACAATTATTAAAAATTGCTAATAAATTAGGCTATTATTCATTTGTTGATATTAATCCAGATATTTTAAATGAATTAGGTGCAAGTCCTAGGAATATGGGAATTTTTAAGGAAATAGGATTTTCGGCAGTAAGAGTAGATTATGGATTTAAAATAGATGATATCTTGAAAATTCAAGATATAGGAATAGAAATTAATCCCTATGAATTTCCATTAGATAGATTGGAATATTTCTTAGATAAAATTGACGACCCAGAAAGAGTAAAAGCATGTCATAATTATTATCCTTCTAAAGGATCTGGAATAAGTCTTAAAGAATTAATAGAAAAGAGCAAACCATTTGTTGAACTAGACATTCCAGTTGCTGCTTTTATTTCAGTTCCTTCAGTAAAAAGTGATACTACAGTAGAAGAGTTAAGAGAAAAAGATCCATCTGAATCTGCTAAAATATTATTTGATACTGGCGTAATAAGCAGGGTATTAATAGGCGATGCAAATCCTACAGATGAAGAAATGGAAAAATTATCGTCAATAAAAATAACATTCTAAATCTTTAATTATTACTTATCTGATAAAAATTTATTTATAGAAATTTTATTTAGTAAAATTGTGGAAAGCTTTATTAGTCCGATATCGAATCCGATATTAGTGAGAAAATGTTTGGTAGATTAATTAGAATAGGTGGAATACAAATAATGGATAATCTAAAAAATGGACCAGTAAAAATTTCTCAAGTTAAAAATTCAGTATCATTATATGGTAGCGCATTTGATTTAGTATTAAGCGAATTAATGATCTCAGGATTAGTTAGGAAATTTGATAAAGATGGAGAAGAGTATATAGAATTAACTGAATTAGGTAGAAATATTATAAACTATGGACCTTATTATGGACCTTACGGAGGATATCACGGACATAAACATCATGAAATGTATCACGGATATTGGTAAATAACCAAGAATAAAAATAATATTTTTTATTATTTTTTATAATTATTATAAATAATGAACTATTCTGCTTAATAAAAATTATTAGTACATGTTTGAGAAGAGATTTTTATAGCATAGAAAATATAAAGAATACCATGCTCTTAAGAGAACTTTACAATGTAGTTTCAGGAAAGTCGAAATATATAGACGATATAGAGTTGAATGATATGTTATACCTTGGAGTAGTTAGATCTTCTTATGCACGAGCTAAAATTCAATCTATAACTGAGCCGTCTAATGTGATATTAACTTTGAGCTGGGATAAGGTAAAAACTTATATGCCCGTTCGTCCAGATCCAAGAGTTCAAAATTTAGTTAAAATGCCTGTGTTAGCAAATGGAAGTGTGAATTTTGTGGGACAGCCTATTTTAGCATTCATAGTGAAAGACAGATATGAAATAGAAGATAAGATTGATGAAGTAGGAATAGACTATGAACCATTGAAGCCAATAACTACAATTGACGAGGCTATAAAAAGTGAGGAAAAGATACACGAAAAGGGAAATATAGCGGTTGATCTAAATTTAGAAGGTGGAAAATTAGAACAAAAATACAATGCTGATATTGTAGTTGAAAGAGAATTAGAACAAGATAGAATAGTAGCTAATCCAATGGAACCTAAAGGAATTATTGCATATTATGATGGTGATATTCTCAACATAATAGGTAGCTTTCAGTCTTCTTTTAGGATTAAATCTGATTTGCAAGAAGCATTAGGAATTCCTGCAGATAAAATAATTGTAAAATCTGCACCAAATGTAGGAGGCGGATTTGGAAATAAGGTACCTGCTCATCCAGAATATGTTCTAGCAAGCTTAGCTTCAATGATACTAAAGAAGCCAATTAAATGGATTGAGACTAGAAAAGAGCATCTTACTAATCCTACTCAAGGTAGAGGGGTTAAATCTAAAGTTAAACTTTACGCTAAAAACGATGGAACTATTCTAGGAGTAGAAGGAGAAGTTTATAATGATTTAGGAGCTTACGCTTATACAATAAATACAAATACTCCTGCATTTATTGCTAGCTCAATTAATGGTCCTTATAAGATGTCTTTTATGAAAATAAGAGCAATAGGCGTGTACACTAATAAACCGCCAACTGGTCCATATAGAGGTGCTGGAAGACCGGAGGCTACACTAATTATTGAAACATTGGTAGAGGATTTAGCTGAAAAATTAGGAATGGATCCAGTGAATTTAAGGAGAAAAAATATAATAGAAAATGGATTTACAACCCCTCTAGGAACTAAGATAGATAATGCAGGTTATTTAGAGTTACTTAATAGAGGAGAAAAAGTGTATAGAGAATTAAAAGAGAAATATAAAGGAAAAGGCGTGTCGTTGATTGCATTTACGGAGATCGTTTCTGCTGCTCCAGGAGAAGGAGCTAAAATAAGGATAGGAAAAGGAAAAATTCAATTATTTGTAGGATCTGGACCACATGGCCAAACCCATCATTCCACA
This genomic window from Acidianus manzaensis contains:
- a CDS encoding iron-containing alcohol dehydrogenase; translated protein: MEIDYPKSKVIYGENSIEWLANLHKKALVVTSRSLLKSKILDKILNLVEADVIEGPKQHTPEDDVKKLSNFIQRYEIVIGLGGGSIIDGIKLANPKYFIAIPTTLSGSEHTKNAGFTVEGTKTSKEGKEADVVILDPYTTLETPKWLLLSSGIRALDHAIEALYSNYSNLFSDSLAIEGYRKLIDCLPKIDSIQARLDCQIGEWLSSLTMRYVKMGMSHMFGYVYGPRFNIPHGITSCISLPEAIKINYQASKQKIKAIENDEPLYQFIYNFLKSLNIIKRLSEYTIFEEALKYIDIFIQFTNNSGNPIKIDEKIATQFLEEVY
- a CDS encoding Zn-ribbon domain-containing OB-fold protein, which gives rise to MWDDKRQITLKYQIPDDKIHHFSEELEKGKIFATRCPKCGATYFPPKQDCAKCRISNLDWIEIKNEGELLTYTIIYVKPASFSQYPDYIVGVATFPEGINVLAWVKGKKDNLRVGDKVNLKVEKRDEGYYSYYLQLIDN
- a CDS encoding MFS transporter, with translation MRSKYTTFVVILFLLTFSIRLTNNAISITIPLISKYELNFPIIFLGILLSAFSFTSFLSSILNSKLEDRTRTKVFRIASIIYLISFISFYITNRVLIWILDCIAGFSIGIIWPNLITYAGSVDEEIREKVIGLYSAFLSLSLIVGPAIESFILLKYSLNDIFLFLSIIAVIIPIVSFKIEFNDLNLTQNKNNERIIRSPAFIMTLLNNIMYDIPFGMISTFGGIYAISHFNASYSLAELIYAIFFIISFFTRLFFSFIISKNTNIIKIISFNAILTVIGLSLILLSNSIIYYILALIILGIPHGLTYYSSLILLSRNFSERNRANSYFSGTLLGLGSVGPFFLSSIVEGLGIRNTFLLITFGVISIFTVLLYLYSKK
- a CDS encoding DUF973 family protein, coding for MSISNDIEGLNKLKDASIWLTVITLISTIGILYNSAAILSIVSLILLFIKGIPSLRDTFNSFSASGKEVSRGIGGLKYLPIGYILLFIAGIFLILDTISVLSINLVGSILFSIIGILLLIVGIIVIFISYLFIGLTLYDIGNFFSNDLIKIGGILSIIPVIDFVGWILIYLGADDAIRNINRNQTYVASYQPIYQTGNGILRFDGSAFFSIYSLVQGVQINSAILQEIGLNSLDIQPKILIHGTNNIFIKFPEISNIIPPRLYTIVLNLSNGQIVVVKVNLIQG
- a CDS encoding transposase; amino-acid sequence: MEKTFDNDKTIDFLKKLTYEITESFEVDVTEISIHKDHFHRVFKAKPTLNIPRYINTIKTITSREIQKNFPEVKLWKGHLCSSYFLAGQVTL
- a CDS encoding MFS transporter, coding for MVQYKWIALSNTSLGAFMAFMNANIVLISLPAIFRGIDINPFDSFQYLLWILFGYSIVSAILVVNVGRLSDIYGRVRMYNIGFAIFTIGSILLYITPGTGSIAALQLIAYRVVQAIGGSLLMANSAAILSEAFPPNQRGFALGLNGVIGIFGGVAGIIVGGILATIYWRDVFLVSVPIGILGTIWSLRSLKQLSPPNRHQKLDIPGNLLYAVALILILVGITYGILPYGSEVTGWGNPYVIASIISGLVLLGGFLFLERRVSDPMFRLELFKLRSFSASAIAILLAQLAFGGLQLMLVLLLQAIWLPLHGYSYSVTPFWAGIYLLPLLAGFGIMGSIAGRLSDKYGAKILATTGLVILGAGFLGLTTLPYDFSYPIFASIIFIMGIGNGLFVSPNMAALINSSPPQHRGSASGIRAMLTNTGSTLSIGIFFTIVIEVLYLLLPSTLTSALNAAGAPQLAPFMAKIPPTAAIFASFLGYNPVSAILSQLPSSVVSSISPHAISIITGNFWFPKVIAPAFMKSLKIAFYAGSAMAFSAAIASALRGKTIIYERDMQNTTVSNEK
- a CDS encoding RNA-guided endonuclease InsQ/TnpB family protein, which produces MFKTKKKNKNTITLSYKYRIYPTPEVEQKLAKTMETEAKVYNSLLDYITEKKKQGIKVTQLDTQKLLKNMKEKHEVYSKALQMINNILWYNINSLSKLKKNGKKVGKLRHKKIFKIIWYNQSGFKLQGDKLYLSKIGEIKVLLHRPIRGEIKGVIIKRSKTDKWYAIFQVEQEKQPLEKTGKVVGVDLGVEKFVTTSDGVVIENSKLLDKREERIKLLQRRLSRRKRGSRNREKARLKLAKAYERLENTLADYIHKVTTWLVRNYDVIVVEELNTQRMVLDSFGRLRKHILYSKFSSFLYQLFYKAVRAGRKVVEVDPAYTSQTCSRCGYKVKLSLSDRVFCCPNCGFTVDRDYNASLNILRDGVGTAFLPVEGEPLLYVTFHEVVYSKFPLRSRKSSS